The Terriglobales bacterium genome has a segment encoding these proteins:
- a CDS encoding chemotaxis protein CheX: protein MRMELIQPFINAADAVLAETLQCTTQIGGVSMEEAAYRRRGVAAVVNIQGDIEGRIILDLDPQTATNVATKLLGEPVGSDAMVQETVFELANQIIGNAVTMLNDGGFRFKIHPPEPPADQGPRSSEDTEALVMCFDTPSGSMFMNIAMRYNRRRKSEREAVVVG from the coding sequence ATGAGGATGGAGCTGATCCAGCCGTTCATCAATGCCGCCGACGCCGTGCTGGCCGAGACCCTGCAGTGCACTACGCAAATCGGCGGGGTCAGCATGGAGGAGGCGGCCTACCGGCGCCGCGGTGTCGCCGCCGTGGTCAACATCCAGGGTGACATCGAAGGCCGCATCATCCTCGACCTCGACCCGCAGACGGCCACCAACGTGGCCACCAAGCTCCTGGGCGAACCGGTGGGTTCGGACGCCATGGTCCAGGAAACCGTGTTCGAGCTGGCCAACCAGATCATCGGGAACGCGGTGACCATGCTCAACGACGGGGGTTTCCGCTTCAAGATCCACCCGCCGGAGCCACCGGCCGACCAGGGTCCCCGCAGCAGCGAGGACACCGAAGCCCTGGTCATGTGCTTCGACACGCCCAGCGGCAGCATGTTCATGAACATCGCCATGCGCTACAACCGTCGCCGCAAGAGCGAGCGGGAAGCCGTGGTGGTGGGATAG
- a CDS encoding YncE family protein — protein MNSYRGAGQAATVLLILLVTGCGETFRPIATPIPQPGGDPSATRLALVVNQNGAAVGSVSHYNAAGDTASAQRDVGTGPVHAALLPPSGARAYVVNRDSDSVSTYLTFLAGATVRTLSLPPGSAPVYAHSNVNNRMYVAESGTDRVGVIDVTTDVLVAEIALPAGSTPVALAGTPNGAKLYSVNANGTVTVIANVDNSILGTITVGNAPIAGAMSSDGARLYVLNQADQTVSVILTSTDTVAATIPVGATPSFLRFDPRLLRVYVANTGSNSVSIINADAASPNFLTVTVVPLDTNLPAGAATGLAPVSIAPLPDGTRVYVANRDSNNVTVINASSNTVARTVAVGTRPVSLDAASDSTKVFVANQGSQTISDIQTSNDTVVQTFMAPKVDPLCTDTSSVTCPRQTPVFVLTTP, from the coding sequence ATGAACTCATATCGCGGGGCTGGCCAGGCGGCCACAGTCCTTCTTATCCTGCTGGTGACCGGATGCGGAGAGACCTTCCGCCCCATCGCCACGCCCATTCCGCAGCCGGGGGGTGACCCTTCCGCAACTCGCTTGGCCCTGGTGGTCAACCAGAACGGCGCGGCCGTGGGCAGCGTGAGCCACTACAACGCCGCGGGTGACACCGCCAGCGCCCAGCGGGACGTAGGTACCGGCCCGGTACATGCCGCGTTGCTTCCGCCCAGCGGCGCACGCGCCTACGTGGTCAACCGAGACAGCGACAGCGTCAGCACCTATCTGACGTTCCTCGCCGGCGCCACGGTACGGACCCTCAGTTTGCCGCCGGGTTCGGCTCCGGTGTACGCCCACAGCAACGTGAACAACCGCATGTACGTGGCGGAGTCCGGCACCGACCGCGTCGGGGTGATCGACGTCACCACCGACGTTCTGGTGGCCGAGATCGCCCTGCCGGCGGGGAGCACGCCCGTAGCCCTGGCGGGAACGCCGAACGGCGCCAAGCTGTACTCCGTCAACGCCAACGGCACCGTCACCGTGATCGCCAATGTCGACAACTCCATCCTGGGCACGATCACGGTCGGGAATGCGCCGATCGCAGGGGCCATGAGTTCCGATGGCGCCCGGCTCTACGTTCTGAACCAGGCCGACCAGACGGTGAGCGTCATCCTGACGTCGACGGACACGGTCGCGGCCACCATCCCGGTGGGCGCCACGCCCAGTTTCCTGCGCTTTGATCCGCGTCTGCTCCGCGTCTATGTGGCCAACACCGGGAGCAACAGCGTGAGCATCATCAATGCCGACGCGGCTTCTCCGAATTTTTTGACCGTAACCGTAGTGCCCCTGGACACGAACCTGCCTGCTGGCGCGGCCACAGGACTGGCTCCGGTTTCCATCGCGCCGCTGCCCGACGGCACGCGGGTTTACGTGGCCAACCGCGACAGCAACAACGTTACGGTGATCAACGCCAGCAGCAACACTGTGGCCCGCACAGTAGCCGTGGGGACCCGGCCCGTTTCGCTCGACGCCGCTTCCGACAGCACCAAGGTGTTCGTGGCCAACCAGGGCTCGCAGACCATCAGCGACATCCAGACCTCGAACGACACGGTGGTGCAGACGTTTATGGCGCCCAAGGTCGATCCGCTCTGCACCGATACGAGCAGCGTGACCTGCCCGCGGCAAACACCGGTCTTCGTGCTCACTACGCCGTAG
- a CDS encoding DUF92 domain-containing protein has product MQSLSAPGRIGSTVRVAWPLAALTVLLMAAAVRLILLADREPGLAQRLFVALTLTAALALAARWLRAVTNGGALAGSAAALLLFVGGGWALFAGLVALFVLTALGTRMGRARKEQLGTAESRAGRSAAQILANTGAAGLLAAFSPGSENPVPLMAAATAALAEAAADTVSSEYGQAAPRPTFLVTTGEPVPPGTDGGVSLAGTVAGMLAAALVVATCVVAGAVPMTFAVPLALAGSVGMLVDSTLGAIWERRGRLSNDTVNLFGTLSAALLAWLWLR; this is encoded by the coding sequence ATGCAAAGCCTTTCCGCTCCTGGTCGCATCGGGTCCACGGTCCGCGTGGCGTGGCCGCTGGCTGCGCTCACTGTGCTGCTGATGGCGGCTGCCGTCCGGTTAATCCTGCTGGCCGACCGCGAACCCGGCTTGGCGCAGCGCTTGTTCGTGGCTTTGACGCTCACCGCGGCGCTGGCGTTGGCCGCTCGGTGGTTGCGCGCAGTGACCAATGGCGGAGCGCTGGCCGGCTCGGCCGCCGCTCTGCTGCTGTTTGTGGGCGGCGGATGGGCGCTCTTCGCCGGTCTGGTCGCGCTGTTCGTCCTCACCGCTCTGGGGACTCGCATGGGCCGCGCGCGCAAGGAGCAACTGGGAACCGCAGAAAGCCGTGCCGGCCGGTCGGCTGCGCAGATTCTGGCGAACACCGGAGCGGCCGGCCTGCTGGCAGCGTTTTCGCCGGGTAGCGAGAACCCGGTGCCCCTGATGGCGGCTGCAACGGCTGCGCTGGCGGAAGCCGCGGCGGACACGGTCTCCAGCGAATACGGGCAGGCCGCCCCTCGCCCCACCTTTCTTGTCACCACCGGTGAGCCGGTTCCGCCCGGCACCGACGGTGGCGTCAGCTTGGCCGGCACTGTCGCTGGAATGCTGGCCGCCGCCCTGGTGGTGGCCACCTGCGTGGTGGCCGGCGCGGTACCCATGACCTTTGCCGTCCCCCTGGCGCTCGCGGGCAGCGTCGGCATGCTGGTGGACAGCACCCTGGGCGCGATATGGGAGCGTCGCGGCCGGCTTTCCAATGACACTGTGAATCTGTTCGGCACACTCAGCGCTGCCCTTCTGGCGTGGCTCTGGCTCCGCTGA
- a CDS encoding amidohydrolase family protein encodes MRRARCLWLLIFAVSCVAAQDYDVLIRNGRVVDGSGNPWVDADVGIIGDRIAFVGHAADSVTARQTIDARGKVVAPGFIDMLGQSEYSLLIDRQAVSKLTQGITTEITGEGNSVAPVNATSLAELQDFLRTYGIAVDWQSLDEYFRRLEQQGMAINLGTFVGAAQVRQMVLGNEDRAPTAGELARMQTLVEDAMYDGAMGLSTSLIYPPGSFATTDELLTLARMAARHGGIYASHIRDEGAHIQPALEEAFRIGREAGLPVEIWHLKVAGRPNWGKMGEVIAAIERARAAGLDVTADLYPYVASATTLSAIVPPKYQEGGTEAYLARLRDPAQRAAIRRDLETGLPGFENMWQGLTGPEGILVVSVLSPELKRYEGRNLAEIAAEQKKDPLDAALDLIIADHNNVGAVYFEMNEEDVLLALRQPWVAVDTDAGATNPQGPLGATKTHPRAYGSFTRILGKYVREEKLLRLEAAIRKFTSLPAQRMKLADRGLLRPGYFADITIFDPATVRDLATFADPHQPSAGIEYVFVNGVLALEHGKVTGRMGGRPLRGPGWLARDYSPDGLPPRGQLQGVVTDEEGWPLPRTSVTLFDAAGKALGNFTTRKDGRYQIPHQTECRACRLRAERAGFATAEAKVDYNGANSLWFSFALHRLEPPAETGP; translated from the coding sequence ATGCGACGCGCTCGCTGCCTGTGGCTGCTGATCTTCGCTGTCTCCTGCGTGGCGGCGCAGGACTATGACGTGCTCATCCGTAACGGCCGGGTGGTGGACGGCTCCGGCAACCCCTGGGTGGATGCGGATGTAGGCATCATCGGCGACCGCATCGCGTTCGTGGGGCACGCCGCCGACAGCGTGACCGCACGGCAGACGATTGACGCCAGGGGGAAAGTCGTCGCGCCCGGCTTTATCGACATGCTGGGGCAGAGCGAGTACTCGCTTCTGATCGACCGGCAGGCCGTCAGCAAGCTGACCCAGGGGATCACGACTGAGATCACCGGAGAAGGCAATTCCGTGGCGCCGGTGAATGCTACATCGCTGGCGGAACTCCAGGACTTCCTGCGCACCTACGGAATCGCCGTGGACTGGCAGTCGCTCGATGAATACTTCCGGCGGCTCGAGCAGCAGGGCATGGCCATCAACCTGGGTACGTTCGTGGGCGCGGCCCAGGTTCGCCAGATGGTGCTGGGGAACGAGGACCGCGCGCCTACGGCCGGTGAGCTTGCCCGCATGCAGACTCTGGTGGAAGACGCCATGTACGACGGCGCAATGGGTCTTTCCACCTCCCTCATCTATCCGCCCGGCTCGTTCGCCACGACGGACGAGCTGTTAACGCTGGCGCGGATGGCCGCACGCCACGGCGGCATTTATGCCTCGCACATCCGCGATGAAGGGGCGCACATCCAGCCGGCACTGGAAGAAGCGTTCCGTATTGGAAGAGAGGCCGGCCTGCCGGTCGAGATTTGGCATCTGAAGGTCGCCGGCCGTCCCAACTGGGGAAAGATGGGCGAGGTCATCGCCGCCATCGAGCGGGCGCGAGCCGCGGGGCTCGACGTCACTGCCGACCTGTATCCGTATGTGGCTTCGGCCACCACCCTTTCGGCCATCGTTCCTCCGAAGTACCAGGAGGGAGGCACGGAAGCCTACCTCGCGCGGCTTCGCGACCCGGCCCAGCGCGCTGCCATCCGCCGCGACTTGGAAACCGGCCTCCCAGGCTTCGAGAACATGTGGCAAGGCCTCACAGGACCGGAGGGCATCCTGGTCGTCTCCGTCCTCTCGCCGGAACTAAAGAGGTACGAAGGCCGCAACCTGGCCGAGATCGCGGCCGAGCAGAAGAAAGATCCGCTGGATGCGGCGCTCGATCTGATCATTGCGGACCACAACAACGTCGGCGCGGTGTACTTCGAGATGAACGAAGAGGACGTGCTTTTGGCGCTGCGGCAGCCCTGGGTCGCCGTGGATACGGACGCCGGGGCCACCAATCCGCAGGGACCGCTGGGCGCGACCAAGACCCACCCGCGCGCCTACGGATCTTTCACCCGCATCCTGGGCAAGTACGTGCGGGAGGAGAAGCTGTTGCGCCTGGAGGCCGCCATCCGCAAGTTCACGTCCCTGCCCGCACAGCGCATGAAGCTCGCGGACCGCGGCCTGCTGCGTCCCGGGTATTTCGCCGATATCACCATCTTCGACCCGGCAACCGTCCGCGACCTGGCCACGTTCGCGGATCCGCACCAGCCGTCAGCGGGCATCGAGTATGTATTCGTCAACGGCGTTCTCGCGTTGGAGCACGGCAAGGTCACCGGCCGGATGGGCGGGCGCCCGCTGCGTGGCCCCGGCTGGCTGGCGCGTGATTACTCGCCCGACGGTCTCCCGCCCCGCGGCCAACTGCAAGGCGTAGTCACCGACGAGGAAGGCTGGCCTCTGCCGCGCACCAGCGTCACACTATTCGACGCTGCCGGGAAGGCGCTGGGCAACTTCACCACGCGCAAGGACGGGCGCTACCAGATTCCGCACCAGACCGAGTGCCGCGCCTGCCGCCTGCGGGCCGAGCGCGCCGGTTTCGCTACCGCCGAAGCAAAGGTAGACTACAACGGCGCCAATTCCCTGTGGTTCAGCTTCGCCCTGCACCGTCTGGAGCCGCCTGCTGAAACCGGGCCCTGA
- a CDS encoding cyclase family protein: protein MVKSTMNLRTFLIAGALAVTLFLFAQRKAEIPAAPGFSAVIDLTQPLSEKFPNWEGTEKSPFEARPLGRMERDGYFTRTISLPEHFATHVDAPAHFAAGRWTVDQIPPERLVAPLVLLDVRHHVRGNADYQITIEDVAHWEQANGQIPAGAIVVAYTAWAARAASMKDYRNPDAAGVMHFPGFLPETARFLVESRNVVALGIDTMSVDYGASTNWPVHKYTAARSVYHIENLGDLSRVPEVGALIVVAPAKLAGGSGGPARVLALVK, encoded by the coding sequence ATGGTCAAGTCAACCATGAACCTGCGCACTTTCCTGATCGCCGGCGCCCTCGCCGTGACCCTGTTTCTGTTCGCCCAGCGCAAGGCCGAGATTCCCGCTGCGCCCGGCTTCAGCGCCGTCATCGACCTGACCCAGCCGTTGAGTGAAAAGTTTCCCAACTGGGAAGGCACGGAAAAATCGCCGTTCGAGGCGCGACCCCTCGGCCGGATGGAGAGAGACGGATACTTCACCCGCACCATTTCGCTTCCCGAACACTTCGCCACTCATGTGGATGCCCCCGCCCACTTCGCCGCCGGACGCTGGACCGTGGATCAGATTCCGCCGGAGCGCCTCGTTGCACCGTTGGTGCTGCTGGATGTGCGTCATCACGTGCGCGGCAACGCCGACTACCAGATCACCATCGAGGACGTGGCCCACTGGGAGCAGGCCAACGGGCAGATCCCGGCTGGAGCAATCGTTGTGGCCTACACCGCCTGGGCCGCGCGCGCGGCCTCCATGAAGGACTATCGCAACCCCGATGCCGCCGGCGTCATGCACTTCCCCGGCTTCCTGCCGGAGACAGCGCGCTTTCTGGTGGAGTCACGCAACGTCGTCGCGCTGGGCATCGACACCATGAGCGTGGATTACGGCGCGTCCACGAATTGGCCGGTGCACAAATACACTGCGGCCCGCAGCGTCTACCACATCGAGAACCTGGGCGACCTCAGCCGCGTTCCGGAGGTCGGCGCTCTCATCGTGGTCGCGCCCGCCAAGCTGGCCGGCGGCTCAGGCGGTCCCGCCCGAGTGCTGGCACTTGTAAAGTAA
- a CDS encoding YdcF family protein has translation MNAGRWPRRWPRRLLFFFPLAAVVYGAVLYRHILRESTVDDAQPADAIVVFGAAQYSGRPSPVYRARLDHAYDLFQRGLAPFVITTGGAGGDPTFNEGSVGRDYLVARGVPEPSIIAETQSSDTEEAARRVAVIMRANGLHSCVTVSDDYHMFRIRRMLESKGLEVHGSPRPQGASGWERSRLVLREVVSYVIWRFGELATW, from the coding sequence TGTTTTTCTTCCCCCTCGCGGCGGTCGTCTATGGCGCAGTGCTTTACAGGCACATCTTGCGAGAGTCCACCGTGGATGACGCGCAACCTGCGGACGCCATTGTGGTCTTTGGCGCGGCACAGTACAGCGGGCGACCCTCCCCCGTGTACCGGGCGCGGCTCGACCATGCCTACGATCTGTTCCAGCGCGGCCTGGCGCCCTTCGTCATCACCACCGGCGGCGCCGGCGGCGACCCGACGTTCAATGAAGGCAGCGTGGGACGTGATTACCTGGTGGCCCGCGGCGTTCCGGAGCCCTCCATCATCGCCGAGACGCAGAGCAGCGACACGGAAGAAGCGGCCCGGCGCGTGGCCGTAATCATGCGCGCCAACGGCTTGCACAGTTGTGTGACGGTCAGCGATGACTACCACATGTTCCGCATCCGGCGCATGCTGGAAAGCAAAGGCCTGGAAGTGCATGGCTCGCCACGGCCGCAAGGAGCGTCAGGCTGGGAGAGAAGCAGACTGGTCCTGCGAGAGGTGGTCAGCTATGTGATCTGGCGATTCGGCGAATTGGCGACTTGGTGA